The region ACCGGCATCTGCACGAACTGGGCGGAGCCCGATGCCCAATGGATGCGCCAAATGCCCCGGTCGACCGCGACCCACAGGCCGTCCGCGTCGGCGGTCATCGCATTGACCGGGCCTTGGAACTGTTTGGGGAGCGCGAGCGACTGCGCGATCTTCGAAGGGGCCGCCGTGTCGATCGCGATCGCGCGCTCGGGGTAGATCACGAACACTCGCGATCGCTCGGGACTGAGCGTCATCGCCAGGCCGGGCGGTCCGACGCGCGTGGCGGCGCCGCTGCGCTCCACGCGCACAACCCCATCCGGGTTGAGATACCAGAATCGGCCTTGCGCGTCGGCCTCCAGCCATTCGATGTCGTTCAACCGGGCGCCGCGCACGGCGAGCTTGGTCAGCTTGCCGGTGCTCGCATCGAGAACTTGCAGCGTCGTGTTGGGCGCAACGATCCAGACCGCATCGTTGGAGGGCGCCAACAGGTAGTTGAAGCGACTCTCGAGAGTATCCGGACGAGTGGGGTCCCTATCGAGATCGAAGAAGGTGTGACCGTCGAAGCGATGAATGCCGCGATCGCCTCCGAGCCAGATGAAGCCGTGCGGATCGCTGCGTATGTCGAACAGCTGCGTGCTCTGAAGGCCGTGGGTGCGGTCGAAGTATTCGAACTCCGGTTCGCCGGCCGACACCATCTTGACTGGAGGGAGCGGTGCGCTGCCCGACGCCAGGCCAAGGCCGGGCATTGCCCCTGCCATGCACAGCGCGATGATCGGACCGAGCAGGAACCGTCGCATTCAACCTTCCAAGGCAACGCGGGCGACCCGCTCCACGTCGTCTGTTCGCTAGTTCGAGTGAGCCGTCCTGGGCTCGCATCGTCGTTGCCAGATTGCGGGGTGGCTCGCGCCGATGTCAAGGTGAAAGGCACGAACATGCCTTGATTTTAAGGCGTTTTCTGGCTGTTCGTCGCGGCTCGGGAAGTTGCCCGCGGTGGCGTTGGATCGAAGCGGGGCCAAGCGGGTGGCCGGCGAGACCCGGCGGCTGGCCGACCGGTTCGGTGCGGCACCGGCGATCCGGCCAACGAAGGGAGGGGCGACAGGTTTCGACGTCGATGGGATCGAAGCGAGGACCTGCCCCTCCGCCGCGAGATCCTGGGTGTTGGGCTGTTCGGAACCTTCGAGGGGCATGGAAAGCCGATATGGCCGCATGCGCGCTAGCCGAGCGCTTATCGCGAACTGCGCGAACGCTCTATCGCTTTACGAATGCGTCAGATGGCACGAAAGGCGCCGCTCGTCGGGAACTTCGTGGCGGCCCCATGATCTGCCGGGTCGCGAAGCGTCGCCTCGCCCGCTGCGTGCGGCTCGGATCGCGGCGCAGCGGTGCAATCGCGTCTTGGCATTACTCGCTTCAGCCATCTCGCATTGGCTATTGCCGCAGCGGGTGGAGCGACCGCTTGCACTGGATGGCGATGGCCAGTCGGCCCTTCAGCGTCTTCTCGATGCCCTGCGCGAACCGGCAGACGCGGCCGTTGACTTCGGCTCCGGCGTCTTCGTAATTGCGAGCGGCGAGATGCCCGATAGCGATGCGGCAAGCGCGAAGCGAAATCTTCGGAATCGGGTCGCGAACGGTCGCGGCCGCGCGGAAGGCTCCACGAGCGGCCGGCTTAACCGGACGCATCGAGATCGGCGAGCTTCGTGCACTTCCTAAGTCCGAAAGTGCACGAAGGCCGTATGGCGACCGTTACCAGATCTTGATGCGCTCGGCCGGCGCCAGGTACAGCTTCTCGCCCGGCTTCGCATCCCAGGCGTCGTACCATGCGTCGATATTGCGCACGGTCTGTGCGCGCTGCGCCGCCGGTGCGTGGCCGTCGGTGAGCAGGCGCTGGCGCAACGCGGCATCGCGGATCTTGCCGCGCCAGGTCTGGGCATAGGCGAGGAAGAAGCGCTGGTCGCCGCTCAGGCCGTCGATGACCGGCGCCGGCTTGTCGCCGAGCGACTTGCGGTAGGCCATGTAGGCGATGGTCAGGCCCGACACGTCGGCGATGTTTTCGCCCGAGGTCTGCTTGCCGTTGACGTGCAGGCCCGGCAGCGGCTCGTAGGCGCTGTACTGGGCGGCGAGCTTCTTGGTCGCTTCCTGGAAATGTTGCGTGTCCGACGGGGTCCACCAGTTGGCCAGGCGGCCCTGCGCGTCGAACTCCGCGCCGGTGTCGTCGAATCCGTGGCTGATCTCGTGGCCGATGACCGCGCCGATCGAGCCGTAGTTCGCGGCCGGGTCCGCCTCGGGATCGAAGAACGGCTTGTCGAGGATCGCCGCGGGGAAGTTCATCGCGTTCTGCAACGGCAACTGCACCGCGTTGACCGTTTGCGGCGTCATCCACCATTCGCCGCTGTCGACCGGCTGGCCGAGCTTGCCGAGTTGGTGCCGGTATTCGTGCAGCTCTGCGCGCAGGCGGTTACCCAGGGCATCGTCGGGGCGGATCTCGAGCTTGGCGTAGTCGCGCCAACGCTCCGGGTAGCCGACGCTCACGCGCATCGACTTCGCCTTCTCGCGAGCCTTGGCCTTGGTCTGCGGCGTCATCCAGGCGAGCGAGTCCACCCGTTCGTCGAATGCGGCGAGGATGTTGTTCACCATCTCCTCGACCTTCGCCTTCGACGAAGCCGGGAAATATTTCTCGGCATACAGCTTGCCGACCGCGTCGCCGAGCGAGTGGCTGGTCGCGTCGAGCGCGCGCTTGGCGCGCGCCCGCGCCTGAGGCGTGCCGGCGAGGGTGGTGCCGTGGAAGCCGAAAGCGAGGTCGATGTAAGCCTTAGGCAGTTCGCCGGGGCCGCGCAGGGCCTCGTTCCAGGCGGCATGGTTGAGCGCGTGGAACGCGAGGTAGTCCTTCCATACGGGTAGGGGTTCGCTGCCTACCAGGGCGGCGATGCCGGCGATCGCGCCCGGCTGCCAGGCGACGATCTTCGGCTGCGCGGCCAGTCCGGCCGCGGCGAAGAACGCGTTCCAATCCATGCCGGGGGCGCGTTCCGCGAATGCGGACGTTTCCCAGACATTGTTGGCTTTGTGCACGTTCTGCGAATCGACCACCGGCGCATGCGCCTTCGCGATCTTGGTTTCCAGGGCGAGGATCGACTTGGCCTTGGTC is a window of Lysobacter antibioticus DNA encoding:
- a CDS encoding M13 family metallopeptidase is translated as MPYRPNLLCLGLTLALAAGLTACKPAPTDTASTPTQAKTAAAPKSGIDLAGLDKAVRPGDDFEAFANGGWRKTFEIPADRSNYGAFTVLLETAERRNAALIAELAAGKPAPGSDARRIADFHTAYLDEAGIEKHGLQALQPQLDAVGAIASPGDLSRVLGASVRADTDPLNATNFHTANLFGVFVAQGLQERAYVATLMQGGLGMPDREYYLSADKEMADARKAYETYVAALLKQAGIADAETKAKSILALETKIAKAHAPVVDSQNVHKANNVWETSAFAERAPGMDWNAFFAAAGLAAQPKIVAWQPGAIAGIAALVGSEPLPVWKDYLAFHALNHAAWNEALRGPGELPKAYIDLAFGFHGTTLAGTPQARARAKRALDATSHSLGDAVGKLYAEKYFPASSKAKVEEMVNNILAAFDERVDSLAWMTPQTKAKAREKAKSMRVSVGYPERWRDYAKLEIRPDDALGNRLRAELHEYRHQLGKLGQPVDSGEWWMTPQTVNAVQLPLQNAMNFPAAILDKPFFDPEADPAANYGSIGAVIGHEISHGFDDTGAEFDAQGRLANWWTPSDTQHFQEATKKLAAQYSAYEPLPGLHVNGKQTSGENIADVSGLTIAYMAYRKSLGDKPAPVIDGLSGDQRFFLAYAQTWRGKIRDAALRQRLLTDGHAPAAQRAQTVRNIDAWYDAWDAKPGEKLYLAPAERIKIW